In Lepus europaeus isolate LE1 chromosome 19, mLepTim1.pri, whole genome shotgun sequence, the genomic window cagagagaaaggtcttcctttttgccattggttcaccctccaatggccgctgcggccggcgcatctcgctgatccgagatgccaggagccaggtgcctctcctggtctcccatgcgggtgcagggcccaaggacttggaccatcctccactgccttcccgggccatagcagagagctggcctggaagaggggcaaccgggatagaatccgacaccccgaccgggactagaacccggtgtgccggcgccgcaaggtggaggattagcctgttaagccacggcgccggcttgggtGTCTTCTTAGAGACCTCCTTCCAGAGCCTCCATGCCCTGGTAGACCTTGGCTGCTACGAttggcactgctggtggccagGGATTCCCCTTAGTACCCCTGTGCTGGATCCCCTGTTTTCCGGAACCCCTTTTGGCCTACTGCCTCACTTGTGTGTACCTCCAATAGCTTCAGAGAGATGATATGTAAAAGACTTAAAATCATATTTtggggaccagtattgtggtatagtgggtgaagctgctgcctccattgctggcatccctggttcgtgtcctgattgctccacttcaatccggttccctgctaatggcctgggaggggcagtggggaatggcccaagtggttgggcccctgcacctacttgggaggcctggaggaggctcctggctccgggctttggcctggcccagctctggccttcctGGCAgtcttgggagtgaacctgcgaatgaaagatctctctctccctcccccctccccttctgtaactctgactattaaacaaacacataaatcttttaaaataaaatagtgtttTTATACAGTTCATTTTATAGCTACTCTTAATTTAGGAGATTGATTTctatttacacttttttttttaaagattttatttatttgagaggcagagttacagactgtgagaggaagaggcagagagaaaaatcttccttccactggttcactcccgaaatggccacaacggctggagctgcactgatccgaagccaggagccaggagccaggagccaggagcttcttcccggtctcccacgcgactgcaggggcctaagcacttgggccattttctactgctttcccaggccatagcagagagctggatctgaagaggagcagccaggactagaccctgcacccatataggatgccggcgcggcaggcagaggattaacatgccgtgccacggtgccggcccctgatttCTATTTTGACTCATGATTGCTTTCAataattttgttgaatttctggCGAGTTAGAGAAcctacagatttttaaatttgttattcaTTTCCACTTTTAACACAGCACTATACTATCTGCACTAAAACTTCTGGGGTCTGGTGTCCTAATCCAGCGTTTCTCCAACTTTGTTTCGGAGTCACTTAGAGAGCTGAGGAGGAACCCAGAGGTCCAAGCTCACCCACTTAGGACAGGACCTGGGTCCTCTCTTTTCTAGAGAATTCTCCAGCGGCTCTAATCTCTTCTCAAGTCCCAGAGCCAGCCTCTGAGCCTCTGAGGGCCCCAGGAcagggaggagtgggaggggTATGTTGTCCTCAGGGAATTTAGAAATAACCACTAATTTAGGAGCACTGAGGAGAATGTCAATATTCCTGCCTCCCTGTGTGCCACTCCAGTACACTGAAAAAACCTTTGCAGGTTTACATTCTAAATGATTGCCTATAACCAGCAAGGACTTCTCCCACCTAATGTGGTTACGCTTGGCGCTGTTTGTGCATGTTCCAGGGCTCTGGAAAAGAAGGCAACTGACTTTTATAGATCCTGGGTTTGCTGTGTGTCAATCAACTCTGTGTTCCATTTCCCCAATTTTGGGCGTGGTCAGAAGTCACTGGAATTTTGGGGATCTTCTTTGTTTCTGTATGCACTTCTAGTAATGTCTGCTTTATCATTTTGCCATTAGTTGCAGGCATAAAGTATGAGTAGTGATTCTCCAGTAAGGATTTTACTCTGTATCATTATggagtccttaaaaaaaaaaaaatcttagctaggctggtgccacggctcacttggctgatcctctgcctgcggcgccagcactccgggttctagtcccggttggggtgccagattctgtcccggttgctcctcttccagtctagctttctgctgtggcccgggagggcagtggaggatggcccaggtccttgggccctgcactcgcatggaagaccggaggaagcacctggctcctggttttggatcggtgcagcgtgccagccgtagcaaccatttggggggtgaaccaatggaaggaagacttttctctctgtctctctctctcactgtctaactctgtcaaaaaaaaatcttgattagTTTGTCTTAAAGTCAAATCTTTTTGACACTCATTGTCCTAAACTGTGTAAGCTGACAATTCCAATATCTGCTCACAACCTTTGTAGTGAAAATCACAGCTTCAATATTGGATTCCACCCGTTTTGCTTGGACTCACAGTGTTGTCTTCAAACTGGTCAGTGAGTTGAATGGCCACCCAGGGATGGTGCAAAATATGGACCATTTCTCCAATTTGTGAGTCTTCCTTGCGCAGGAGCCATGCTGATCTTCCCTGAACAATTCCAGCTTTAGAACACAGGCTGCAGCCACCGGCGTTCCTGTGGGacaggctggggagtgggggagggtaaGATCTGAGTCCCCAGGTTGGCTCTTTTGTTCCACTCAGCCCTTGTGGAAGAAAGCTCCCCACAGGGCTGCCCTAGCACTCTGGGCTTCGTTTctgcagtctttttctttttaattgacacaataattgcacatatttatgacATGCCATATAGCAATTCAATAcatgcttatatttttaaataaagtaacatATTGAACCTGTTGCTGAATGTCACACTTATTAAGATATCAAGAccgagtttttcttttttttaaagtaacttttaagatttttatttatttatttgagaggtagagttacagacagtgagaggaagagacagagaaaggtcttccttctgctggttcactccccaaacagccgtgacggccagagctgtgccgatctgaagccaggagccaggcgcttcttccaggtctcccacgtgggtgcaggggcccaagcacttgggccatcttcccctggtttcccaggccacaacagagagctggatggcaagaggagcagccgggactagaactggcgcccatatgggatgccggcgcctcaggcggaggattatcctattgcaccacggtgccagccccaagaccaaGTTTTTCATTCCTACTGAAAATCTGCCTATTTTGGttagttttgtttttcacatATAATAGAGCCTAAAATGCATTtaggcaaaaatatttttgtgctaGAAGCATTCTAGCAAAAAGATCTGTAGTGGGAAACCAGCATGGTGACAGAGTGGGTACAGCCACCGCCtggtcactggcatcccatacgggcactgctTCATGTTCCGTCTGCTCtgtttccactccagctctgtactaatggcctgggaaaagcagcagaagatggtccaagtgtttgggtccctgtacccacatgggagaacagatgaagctcctggcttctggctcctggcttcagcctagcccaatgctggccattgcagccatccggggagtgaaccagtggatggaagctctttgtcactgtctctgtatctgtctttctctgtaactctgcatttaaaatacataaataagtcttaaaaagatcGATAGTGAACAGAGGTGGTCTGTGTTCAGCAGCCAAGGCTCAGGAAAAACCGTTTGCTCCTCCTAACACATCCCCCAGGGTAAGCCTCCACGATGCTCCCTCCGCAACAGCCTGCCCTGTTCTGCACAGAACAGTAAAAGTCAAAAACAAGGCATGGCCAGAAATGAAGAAAGTGAGCATCAGGCAAGATGTGTCCACTGTCCTCACCCTGAGCTctggctgggttcctgctacaccacaaaccCCGCCTCATGTGGATGGTGTGGCCTGGAGTCTGCTGGCCGGTGCTGCTTTTGCATATGGGGAAGACTCTGACTTGGAAAACGTTTGGGGACAGCTGCAGTCGCGTGGGAACCGTTCCCTCTCAGAGGAGGCAGAGATTTCACATGGACCCCCGCAGTCTGAGGACATACCTCTGCCCCTGCCACGGCTGAGAGAGGGCTCTAAGTCAGTGTAGCTTCTGTCCTGTCCGTGTTGGCAAATGCATGAACACTTGGGAACTGGCCAGACTGGGTTTGCACAGGGAGAAAACCAGGTCTTTGAAAACTGCATGACCCTTGGTTTTGTTATGAGCTTCTGAGCTTGCACCATAATTTCACCAAGGGACCACTTATCCGTTTATTTATGTAGGTTGCTCCCAGTTGTTTGATAAGAAAATAAGTTATAAAGAGGTGTCTCAGACTTGGGTTATTTTCACTCTCGTTGTTGCTTAAGGCAAATGATTAGAAGCAGGACTGCAGGTTCCAAGAGGTGACGATGCAATGAAGCATGGAAGTGTCACAATACACTCAGTGAAATCAGTGACACAGCTCAGAGTCACCCGGTGTTCCGAAAGGGGTCACCAAGGTGCAGGCGCAGTAGGGCTCttatgtggagctggtgtgtgGCGCTTTCTACATAGGATGACTGGTGTGTACCAGAGCCGTTCTGCTTTCTCACAGCTCTTTCCATTTTGTCCTCAGGTTTTCCTTCCAGGACTGTGTGGGCTGGAAAAGGATATGAAATGAACCACTTTAGGGtgagtttgtatgtgtgtgtgttgttgttgttgttgatagtttgaaagggagagggagagaccttccatctgctggctcactctccaaacacctgcaatagccaggctgggcacgtccaagccaggaaccctgctccttgagccatcacatgctgcctcccacgggacatattagcatggagctggagtgggaagtggagctgggacttgagcccaggcactccagtatggaatgttgGTGGGCATCCTGAGCTGTGGCTTCATAACCGcactaaacacccacccctgagtTTTTCAGTAAGTTCACATCATCAAAATGGACTGTCACCCATGCGCAACTTGCTCAGAACTGATGTCTGCTAGTCTTTTGGCATAGTTTCCTCCTTCTTTTCATATATATACTAAAAGATATCATGCTctaagttctttctttctttctttctttctttctttctttctttctttctttttttttataggcagagtggacagtgagagggagagacagagagaaaggtcttccttttgccattggttcaccctccaatggccgccgtggctggcgcgctgcggccggcgcactgtgctgatccgaaggcaggagccaggtgcttctcctggtctcccatgcgggtgcagggcccaagcacttgggccatcctccactgccttcccgggccacagcagagagctggcctggaagaggggcaaccgggacaggatccggcgccccgaccaggactagaacccggtgtgctggcgccgcaaggcagaggattagcctattgagctgcagcgccagcctaagTTCTTTCCTATCAAAGCTAAACATCTGACCACTGCTTCCACAAATCCAGTCAATTGTTTTGCCCCAGACATAATAGTGTTATGAATGTATCACCCTAGTATATTCCTCTAATTATTGATATATTTAATATGTGTtccctcagctttttttttttttttttctgacaggcagagtggatagagagagacagagagaaaggtcttccttttttgccgttggttcaccctccaatggccgctgcggccggcgcatcgtgctgatccaaagccaggagccaggtgcttctcctggtctcccatgcgggtgcagggcccaagcacttgggccatcctccactgccttcctgggccatagcagagagctggcctggaagaggggcaaccgggacagaatccggcgccccgaccaggactagaacccggtgtgccggtgccgcaaggcagaggattagcctattgagctgcggcgccagcctaagttCTTTCCTATCAAAGCTAAACATCTGACCACTGCTTCCATAAATCCAGTCAATTGTTTTGCCCCAGACATAATAGTGTTATGAATGTATCACCCTAGTATATTCCTCTAATTATTGATATATTTAATATGTGTtccctcagctttttttttttttttttttctgacaggcagagtggatagagagagacagagagaaaggtcttcctttttgccgttggttcaccctccaatggccgctgtggccggcgcatcgtgctgatccgaagccaggagccaggcgcttctcctggtctcccatgcgggtgcagggcccaagcacttgggccatcctccactgccctcccaggccatagcagagagctggcctggaagaggggcaaccgggatagaatctggcgccccaaccgggactagaacccggtgtgccggcgccgcaaggcagaggattagcctgttaagccacggcgctggcctccctcAGCTTTGTCCTGTGTTCATTCGGCAGCATTCTTAGAATCTGCACAATAAACTGATGCAGATCAGAACTGAAGCCAAGTGCCGAGAATTCATGGAGCAGCACAAAGTAACCAGCTAAGCAGCGTTGTTTCTTCATAACTGTTAAAACTGAGCCACTGAAGCCCGAGGTGGGAATCTGGTCTTGGCAGGAAAAGTGGGCTGGGACATAAGAGCCACTGCAAAGTTCCTCTGTCTAAGACGACAATCGGTGCCAGCCTCAGGAGGCGAGATTTTTCAGTGGACAACAAAGGCCTGGAGTTTGCAAGTGTGATTCCCAACACTGAGTGGCAGGAATGAAATGCTGCTATAGCCCTCGATGACGTGAGATGCAGACAGACATGGAGTGGGAGTGCGACACTGCAGGGAATGTAAAGGCCGTCTCCCACCCtttcttaacatttattattattattattattattattgttgttgttattttccaGGAGGGAAGCATGGCACCATCTAGTTCCCATGCTGACTGGGAACCAGATTAGAAAGGGTCCATTCAGATAAGGAGGTTGCTGCCCTCCTCTGAGGGAAAGGTGGCAGCACAGAGCAGTGAGCGGTGGGGCGAGGAAAGTGGCTGAATGGGGTTGAGATTCAGGAGGTGGAATTCAGGAGTGTGCGTGGGATGGCATTTTGAGGGAGACGGTGGCGTCATGAGTAGATCTTGGGTTGATGGCGCCCGGCAAGACATTTCAGGCTCCAGAGAAACTGCCTGGTGAATTCCACGCAGAATTACAGCTCGGTTCAGGGGCAGCAATGCCTTGTGTCCCAGCCCTCACGGGGAATCTCTCGTTCCAGGGAAGCGTGACCTTCGAGGACGTCAGTGTGAACTTTTCGCAGGAAGAATGGCAGTGGCTGACCCCCAGGCAGAGGCGTTTGCacagggatgtgatgctggagaactaCAGCAACGTGGTCTCCCTGGCCCAGCACGGCTGCCAGGGTGGGTGACCTAACACATGAGGTCTGAAATGTGTGGGCAGGCCACTGTGTGGCTGAAGGGCCCATCCCCGAGGTGCCCCTCGCTGGGCTGAGCCGGGAGTAGGGTGCGGTGAGGGACAGCTCCCATGCTGACTTCCAGGGTGGTGCCCTGCGGATGAGGCCCCTAccccttcagcccagccctggccctggttcTTGGGAAAGCTTCATCCCCCAGGAAGAAAAGCCTTTCTTTGTTCTGTCTGGTTTGACTGCTCATGTGGATTCCTTAACACAGCAGCTTCCCTGTCCATTCACCTCATCTCCCTCGACCAGTGGCAGCCCCCATCTCACACGGTCACGAAAACACCCCCACACAAACACCCCCACACAAgccctcacactcacacacgcagGAGCACCCACATGGCAACGCTCAAACATATTTATAACACTCCCGCATGGGAGAAATGCATGCTCACAAAACACCCCCACACAAACCAACACCCCCGCGCCGACCCCACGCCACCCCACCAAGCCCTCTGGTGTTTTCTACAAACAGGCCAAGAGGAAGCCAGCAAACCTGAGGTGATCTTGAGGCTGGAGCGCGGAGAAGAGCCCTGGACGGTGGGAGACAAGGGGCTGAGCAGCAGCGGACGAGGTAATCAGGGCAGCACCGGTGGGCCAAAGTCCCGGGAAGCCAGCTGGAACCATTTGGCAGTGACTGGGAATGGCGGGGACAGTCTCAGTATGCAggtgtttctgtttccctttgCAGGTGAGACCTGTTCTCATCTTGCCCTAactgctgtccctgagctgtcAGCTCCCGTGTGCTGGGTGTCTTGCAGTCCAGTGCAGGCCGCTCAGCAGCACTCCGGTAGCTGTGGctcatttctttcctcttttgtgCTCTTGGTGAGATCTGACACTCCCGACCTTACCTGGAAGTCCTCCATTAGCTTGGccctgtgcctttttttttccctttattattaaagatttatttatttatttgaaaggcagagttagagagatcttccatctgctggttcactccccagatggccacaagcaCTGGGGCgggccagggacttgggtcatcttccactgctttccaaggtgcattagcagggagcaggactcgaaccggtgtccacataGGATGTCCAcatagtgctgcaggctgaggcttaacccactactccaacagagccagccctggccctgtaccttaaaacaaaacaacaacaacaataaaaaaatattcTGTCTCCCAAAAGCTGCTGGCTAGGACACAGGCTTCTGCCTGCTCCCCTTTTAATGTTGGGCTGGGCTGAGTCTGGGGGACCTGGTTCTGTCATGTTCCTGTGGGCAGGTCAGGCTACACAACCGTGTATGCAGGTAGGAATGAAATGGTTACAGCAAGTAACTGGAGTCTTAACTGTTCTTTTGTACCTATGTGTATAAGTTTCTCCCCACAATTAGTTTTGTTCTCAGAACCTATATTAGCCAACTTTTCATCATTATAAAAAATACCTAggggggcttgtgctgtggcatatcaggtaaagctgctgcctgcagtgcgggcatcccatatgagtgctggtttgagtcctggctcctccacttctgatccggctctctgccaaTGCAATTGGGAAAgtacagaggatggcccaagtccttgggcccctgtacccctgtgggagacctggaataagctcctgactcctggcttcagatcggcccagctctggccattgcagccatttgtggagtgaaccagcagatggaagacctctgtctctctctctgcccctgcctctctgtaactctgcttttctaataaacaaacaagtcttaaaaaaaaaaaaaactaaggctcATTTTATAAGGAAAGAGATACATTTTCAACTCAGGGTTTTGGAGCTTagcagtccaagatcaggtgagCCCCAAAGCCTCAGCCTATGGTGACAGAGTCCCAGAGTGGTAGAGAGCACCACACAGCAAAATACAGGGactgcagggctggcgctgtggcatagtgggtaaagccactgtctgcaatgtcagcatgccatatgagtactggtttgagtcctggctgctccacttccgattcagctctctgttatagcctgggagagcagtacaagatggccaagtccttgggcccctgcacccttgtgggaggctggaagaagcttctggctcctggcttcgaatcggcacagctccagctattgcagccatctaggtagtggaccagtggatggaagactttctctccctctctctctctgcctcagcctctctgtaactctaactttcaaataaacaaataaatctttttttatttttgacaggcagagtggacagtgagagagagagacagagagaaaggtcttcctttgccgttggttcaccctccaatggccgccgtggctggcgcgctgcggccggcgcaccgcgctgatctgatggcaggagccaggtgcttctcctggtctcccatggggtgcagggcccaaggacctgggccatcctccactgcactccctggccacagcagagagctggcctggaagaggggcaaccgggacagaatccggtgccccgaccgggactagaacctggtgtgccggcaccgcaaggcagaggattagcctgttgagccacggcgccagcctacaaataaatcttaaaaaagaaaatacagggacTGCACCTGTTGTACTATATTCCTCTTAGTCCCCTAACATGAGTTTTGGGACTAACCTGCATGAATTTGGGAGCCATATCATAGCAGAGTCTCTGGCCTTAGGGTTTCTTTTATGTTTGGATGTGCTGAGAAACCTAGATTATCTTAACCAAAAAGAACAAGCCAATTATAAAcagttatataaatacataagttTATTAATGAGAGAAAATCAGAATGCATGTGTTACAGGTAACTCACAAGTGATTAGAAGGCTACAGTGGATGTTGAGTTATATTTTGTCTATGTAGAGTTAAAACTACAATTTTTATGTGAAGTTTTACTTTTTGTAAACAGTCAGCAGTAGATCAGTTTGTTCTACGCTAACTGATGTCTTGATTGCAGTACCTGTGGTTGCCCCAACAGCACATCTGCTTGGTTATACATAAGTCACACCCTTTAACACCTCGCTGAGGTTAGATTAAGGTCAGGTTCCCATAGACATTAGGGTGCAATGCAGAATGATTGCCCCAATAGACTGTTTATGACATTTCATTTCAATCATGGGAGTAGAAAATCTCACACAGGAAACTTCTCTGTGTTCTATTTTGGAAGCATGTGTTTGGAGGCTCCAGGCAGTGGAGGAAGATCTCAAGAGGGACGCTGCATCATCGATCAAGAACACAGCAGTGACCAAGCAAAAAGGCGTTGAACACGAAGAAACACTTCCTCCAAGCAGAGATGACACTACTTCAAGTCCCCCACTCGTAGACCATGACCCATTTGGGAGAGATCTGGAACAGAGTGTGGGTATGAAAAGCTGTGTAAAAAACAACTCCCGTGAATCTAAGAGATACAGGAAATTGGTTGGCCATAATGCATCCAAACTGGGAGAGAAACAATTTGAATGTGATTTCTGTAGAAAGCTATTCAGTTCCAAATCATGCCTTCTGAGTCACCTGCGGATGCACGCTGGGGAGAAAGCCTTTGAATGCAGCAAATGTGGAAGAGCcttcggaaagcagtggaagctcaGTAAGCATCAGAAAACTCACACGGAGGAAAAGCCCTACGCATGcagtgagtgtggaaaagcctacAAGCAGAAGCTCAATCTCATCCAGCATCAGAAAAGTCACACTGAAGAGAAGCCCTATAAATGCAAGACCTGTGAGAAAGGCTTTTTCTGGAAGTCATGCCTCATTAATCACGAGAAAACGCATAACGCCAAGAAAgcctatgaatgtaatgaatgtggcaAATCCTACAAGCAGTATGCGACCCTCTTTCAACATAAAAAAATCCACACGGGGCAAAAACCCTATGGGTGTAAGGACTGTGCAAAAACGTTCATTTACAAGTCAGACCTTGTGAAACACCAGAGAATACACACGGGAGAGAAACCCTATAAATGTAGCATATGTGAAAAGGCCTTTTCCCAGAAGTCAAATGTCATTGATCATGAGAAAATTCATTCTGGAGAGAGAGCTTATGAGTGTAATCTGTGTGGCAATACCTTCATCCAGAGGAAAAATCTCATTCAACATAAGAAAATCCATACCGGAAAGAAACCCTTTGAATGTGCTAGATGTGGCAAAGCTTTTTTTCAGAAGTCAAACCTTCACAGTCATCAGAAAATTCATGTTGGAGAAAGAGTCTATgcatgtaatgaatgtggaaaatccTTTAGCCGGAAGCTAAACCTCAGTTTGCATAAGAAAACGCATAGTGGACAAAAACCTTACAAATGTTCcgagtgtgggaaagcctttgctGACAAGTCATATCTTCTGAGACACCAGAAGAGAATTCACAGCAAATAAGAGTCccataaatttgaaaaatgtgaGAATGCCTTCATTTATTGTAGAGTGTAGTAGTCACCCAGGAATTTATACTGAAATGCTTTATAATTTGAAGGCTATTTCTGAAGcagtgaagacttttttttttttttttttaagattcatttgtctatttgaaagttacagggaggcagagagagagagagagagagagagagatcttccatccgctggttcactccccaaatggcctcaacagccagagctgtgctgatccaaagccaggagccaggagcttcttcccggtctcccacatgagtgcaggggcccaagcacttgggccatggaaACAGTGAAGACTTCAGTGGAGTATCTTGTGAAGAATGATTTGgcttattcattcatcaaatataaAGTGTCTTTTGTGTAGTAACTGTTTTAAACACTGAATATGTAGCAATAAACCAAATGTGCCAAAAACCCTCATGAAATGTTAATTCGAGTGAATAACGACCAGTGAGAACCATTCCGTTGAAAACATTCACTCATTGGGAATAGACACAAGAAAATGTAATGACATGGTATTGCACCAATAgtatgaggctacttcaaaaggttcatagaaaaattaagggctgggggccggtgctgtggcgcagcgggttaacgccctggcctgaagagccggcatcccatatgggcgccagttctaattccggctgctcctcttccgatccagctctctactatggcctgggaaagcagcagaaga contains:
- the ZIM3 gene encoding zinc finger imprinted 3; the encoded protein is MNHFRGSVTFEDVSVNFSQEEWQWLTPRQRRLHRDVMLENYSNVVSLAQHGCQGQEEASKPEVILRLERGEEPWTVGDKGLSSSGRACVWRLQAVEEDLKRDAASSIKNTAVTKQKGVEHEETLPPSRDDTTSSPPLVDHDPFGRDLEQSVGMKSCVKNNSRESKRYRKLVGHNASKLGEKQFECDFCRKLFSSKSCLLSHLRMHAGEKAFECSKCGRAFGKQWKLSKHQKTHTEEKPYACSECGKAYKQKLNLIQHQKSHTEEKPYKCKTCEKGFFWKSCLINHEKTHNAKKAYECNECGKSYKQYATLFQHKKIHTGQKPYGCKDCAKTFIYKSDLVKHQRIHTGEKPYKCSICEKAFSQKSNVIDHEKIHSGERAYECNLCGNTFIQRKNLIQHKKIHTGKKPFECARCGKAFFQKSNLHSHQKIHVGERVYACNECGKSFSRKLNLSLHKKTHSGQKPYKCSECGKAFADKSYLLRHQKRIHSK